Proteins encoded together in one Pogoniulus pusillus isolate bPogPus1 chromosome 18, bPogPus1.pri, whole genome shotgun sequence window:
- the NDUFAF7 gene encoding protein arginine methyltransferase NDUFAF7, mitochondrial isoform X2, which translates to MAPLPSRFSLFAAALAVAGRRRLPCHHAPAAARTCSGAGGRAETERPGEPTALLRHLLLKLRATGPVTVAEYMREALTNPGQGYYTRGGGIGESGDFVTSPEISQIFGELIGIWYISEWIAMGKPKAFQLVELGPGRGTLTDDILRVFHQLASLLSKCDVSIHLVEVSPKLSETQALMLTGGKVQPNSEDKSAYMKGVSKTGIPIFWYRDIQDVPPGYSFYLAHEFFDALPIHKFQRTEKGWREVLVDVDPEVPDHLRFVLSPSSTPATENFIQPEERRDHVEVCPEAGVIIQRLACRIEKDGGAALVADYGHDGTKTDTFRGFRNHKPHDVLRAPGTADLTADVDYSYLRKMTQGRTATLGPIKQREFLKNMGIDLRLQVLLQNSHDTQTREQLLQSYDMLMNPEKMGDCFNFFALLPHQRLLHPDKKHNPESKSPVPPVAGFDELLLK; encoded by the exons atGGCTCCGCTGCCCTCACGCTTCTCGCTCTTCGCTGCCGCCCTGGCTGTCGCCGGCCGCCGTCGGCTTCCCTGCCACCACG CCCCGGCGGCGGCGCGTACCTGCTCGGGCGCTGGGGGCCGGGCGGAGACCGAGCGGCCTGGCGAGCCCACCGCCCTGCTGCGGCACCTGCTGCTCAAGCTGCGGGCCACGGGGCCGGTGACGGTGGCCGAGTACATGCGAGAGGCGCTCACGAACCCCGGCCAG GGCTACTACACGCGCGGCGGCGGCATCGGCGAAAGCGGGGACTTCGTCACCTCGCCTGAAATCAGTCAGATATTTGGAGAG TTAATAGGAATATGGTATATTAGTGAATGGATAGCCATGGgcaaacccaaagcattccagcTGGTGGAGCTAGGCCCAGGAAGGGGCACTCTCACTGATGATATATTACGG GTATTCCACCAGCTTGCTTCTTTACTTAGTAAATGTGATGTCTCTATTCATCTGGTAGAAGTGAGTCCCAAACTCAGTGAGACCCAAGCACTGATGCTAACAGGAGGGAAGGTGCAGCCAAACTCTGAGGACAAGTCTGCTTACATGAAAGGTGTTAGCAAGACTGGAATTCCTATTTTCTGGTacagagacattcaagatgtGCCACCAG GTTACAGTTTTTACCTAGCACATGAGTTTTTCGATGCCCTTCCAATACATAAGTTTCAG AGAACAGAGAAAGGCTGGCGTGAAGTGCTGGTTGATGTAGATCCAgaagttcctgaccacctgcgGTTTGTCCTTTCACCATCCAGTACTCCTGCAACAGAAAACTTTATTCAG CCTGAAGAAAGAAGAGATCATGTGGAAGTGTGTCCTGAGGCTGGTGTCATCATTCAGAGGCTTGCCTGTCGTATAGAAAAGGATGGTGGGGCTGCACTGGTTGCCGATTATGGTCATGATGGAACCAAAACAGACACTTTCCGG GGTTTCCGGAATCACAAACCTCATGATGTGCTGAGAGCTCCAGGTACAGCAGACCTGACAGCAGATGTTGATTACAGCTATCTTCGAAAGATGACCCAGGGAAGAACAGCAACATTAGGCCCCATAAAACAGCGGGAGTTTTTAAAGAACATGGGCATTGACCTCCGATTGCAG GTACTTTTGCAGAATTCACATGACACACAAACTCGGGAGCAGTTACTTCAAAGCTATGATATGCTGATGAATCCTGAGAAGATGGGGGACTGCTTTAACTTTTTTGCCCTGCTGCCTCACCAGAGACTTCTACATCCTGACAAGAAACATAACCCAGAATCAAAGTCTCCTGTACCACCTGTTGCTGGATTTGATGAACTCTTACTGAAGTAA
- the NDUFAF7 gene encoding protein arginine methyltransferase NDUFAF7, mitochondrial isoform X1, with translation MAPLPSRFSLFAAALAVAGRRRLPCHHGNGRPNPHASLGAAGRQSPSGDPRPPLPLPTAPAAARTCSGAGGRAETERPGEPTALLRHLLLKLRATGPVTVAEYMREALTNPGQGYYTRGGGIGESGDFVTSPEISQIFGELIGIWYISEWIAMGKPKAFQLVELGPGRGTLTDDILRVFHQLASLLSKCDVSIHLVEVSPKLSETQALMLTGGKVQPNSEDKSAYMKGVSKTGIPIFWYRDIQDVPPGYSFYLAHEFFDALPIHKFQRTEKGWREVLVDVDPEVPDHLRFVLSPSSTPATENFIQPEERRDHVEVCPEAGVIIQRLACRIEKDGGAALVADYGHDGTKTDTFRGFRNHKPHDVLRAPGTADLTADVDYSYLRKMTQGRTATLGPIKQREFLKNMGIDLRLQVLLQNSHDTQTREQLLQSYDMLMNPEKMGDCFNFFALLPHQRLLHPDKKHNPESKSPVPPVAGFDELLLK, from the exons atGGCTCCGCTGCCCTCACGCTTCTCGCTCTTCGCTGCCGCCCTGGCTGTCGCCGGCCGCCGTCGGCTTCCCTGCCACCACGGTAACGGCCGCCCTAACCCCCACGCTTCCCTGGGGGCGGCGGGGCGCCAGTCGCCCAGCGGAGATCCGCGTcccccccttcctctccccacagCCCCGGCGGCGGCGCGTACCTGCTCGGGCGCTGGGGGCCGGGCGGAGACCGAGCGGCCTGGCGAGCCCACCGCCCTGCTGCGGCACCTGCTGCTCAAGCTGCGGGCCACGGGGCCGGTGACGGTGGCCGAGTACATGCGAGAGGCGCTCACGAACCCCGGCCAG GGCTACTACACGCGCGGCGGCGGCATCGGCGAAAGCGGGGACTTCGTCACCTCGCCTGAAATCAGTCAGATATTTGGAGAG TTAATAGGAATATGGTATATTAGTGAATGGATAGCCATGGgcaaacccaaagcattccagcTGGTGGAGCTAGGCCCAGGAAGGGGCACTCTCACTGATGATATATTACGG GTATTCCACCAGCTTGCTTCTTTACTTAGTAAATGTGATGTCTCTATTCATCTGGTAGAAGTGAGTCCCAAACTCAGTGAGACCCAAGCACTGATGCTAACAGGAGGGAAGGTGCAGCCAAACTCTGAGGACAAGTCTGCTTACATGAAAGGTGTTAGCAAGACTGGAATTCCTATTTTCTGGTacagagacattcaagatgtGCCACCAG GTTACAGTTTTTACCTAGCACATGAGTTTTTCGATGCCCTTCCAATACATAAGTTTCAG AGAACAGAGAAAGGCTGGCGTGAAGTGCTGGTTGATGTAGATCCAgaagttcctgaccacctgcgGTTTGTCCTTTCACCATCCAGTACTCCTGCAACAGAAAACTTTATTCAG CCTGAAGAAAGAAGAGATCATGTGGAAGTGTGTCCTGAGGCTGGTGTCATCATTCAGAGGCTTGCCTGTCGTATAGAAAAGGATGGTGGGGCTGCACTGGTTGCCGATTATGGTCATGATGGAACCAAAACAGACACTTTCCGG GGTTTCCGGAATCACAAACCTCATGATGTGCTGAGAGCTCCAGGTACAGCAGACCTGACAGCAGATGTTGATTACAGCTATCTTCGAAAGATGACCCAGGGAAGAACAGCAACATTAGGCCCCATAAAACAGCGGGAGTTTTTAAAGAACATGGGCATTGACCTCCGATTGCAG GTACTTTTGCAGAATTCACATGACACACAAACTCGGGAGCAGTTACTTCAAAGCTATGATATGCTGATGAATCCTGAGAAGATGGGGGACTGCTTTAACTTTTTTGCCCTGCTGCCTCACCAGAGACTTCTACATCCTGACAAGAAACATAACCCAGAATCAAAGTCTCCTGTACCACCTGTTGCTGGATTTGATGAACTCTTACTGAAGTAA
- the CEBPZ gene encoding CCAAT/enhancer-binding protein zeta → MAALWEFGAGDPREAEPGSEEDDGDEEEAQDGEAEEFTLDEVLRLGGTKQDYLMLCAVDETEEVVDGGKKDAIDDLKAGELEAFVSSLGIDKYAKTCLVVEGEEEEGDGGSGSKEKEKLLKKEKSKQESNPPSLEGKKGKKVKERASHVKDGKKKRANGDQDGHLLTQRDKPEEDFEFHARQVILVKPGGKWYEQEYTNEFSSEPQNQMLQSKYKTLAQKLYQHEIDLYKNKTDYQKGASSTWMKTVVSSGTLADRMAAMTLLIQDSAVHSLQYVENLINLIKKKGSRHQSLMALDTFKELLISDLLPDNRKLWSFSQRPFSNIEKMSSGNKDSRDRRLILWYFEHQLKLQVADFVQALEALSHDSLTAPKSRALAVAHELLCNKPEQEKALLVQLVNKLGDPQNKIATKVSYLLETLLHKHPNMKGVVCSEVERLLYRSNISVKTQYYAICFLNQIVLSHEESALANKLITLYFCFFRNCIKKKDIESKMLSALLCGVNRAYPYAGTGDEKVKEQMDTLFKVLHLVNFSTSVQALMLLFQVMDSQQSVSDRYYAALYKKLLDPALATCSKPSMFLNLVYKSLKADVVLRRVKAFVKRLLQVTCGQMPPFICGTLFLLSELLKVKPELRVQLQDHVESDDEECFKDQEEVEEDEENFVDADKEAEGEEKNTVENSAKTNDSNSTASWVHHVNMTGRKSRASYDPLHRSPVYCGAENTSLWELKKLSEHFHPSVALFAKTILEGNHIQYSGDPLQDFTLMRFLDRFVYRNPKLHKGKENTSSVVMQPKKKQFMKDMQSPAVNSKEFRTKDESKIPVDEVFFHRFYSKFDKRGEKQRRQDDEESVEDVDDDEFERVLDTFEAVDSAIDVGQDNLDFAGNLKKKTKGGKKDKESSPDWEDSDDEDEFSDLDDDEVSLGSMEEDFGEDMDEEGGVFMDVSDGENSLDLNNDKQLKSVSKKGKKKQDLNFVGSGSSQGKKRKLQDAGILASAEEFGYLLDENAGSKFDNIGMNAMANRDNANVKQIQWEIERDKWLHNRDVKSIIRKKKQFRYRGLKNKFKGKKSKR, encoded by the exons ATGGCAGCGCTGTGGGAGTTCGGCGCTGGGGACCCGAgggaggcagagcctggcagcgaGGAGGACGATGGTGACGAAGAGGAAGCTCAAGATGGAGAAGCTGAGGAGTTCACGCTGGATGAGGTTCTTCGCCTCGGCGGCACCAAG CAAGACTACCTGATGCTGTGTGCCGTGGACGAGACAGAGGAGGTGGTGGACGGCGGCAAGAAAGATGCTATCGACGACCTgaaggcaggggagctggaggctTTCGTCAGCTCCCTGGGAATTGATAAGTATGCGAAAACTTGCCTGGTGGTGGagggcgaggaggaggagggtgacgGCGGTAGTGgaagcaaagagaaagagaagcttctgaagaaagagaaaagcaagcaagaaagtaACCCTCCTTCGTTAgaagggaaaaaggggaaaaaagtcaaAGAAAGGGCAAGCCACGTGAAAGATGGCAAGAAGAAGCGAGCTAATGGCGATCAGGACGGCCACCTTTTGACACAGAGAGATAAGCCAGAAGAAGATTTTGAATTTCATGCAAGGCAAGTGATACTGGTAAAGCCAGGGGGCAAATGGTATGAACAGGAATACACCAATGAATTCTCTTCAGAGCCACAAAATCAGATGCTCCAGTCCAAATATAAGACCTTAGCTCAAAAGCTGTACCAACATGAGATAGACCTGTATAAGAATAAGACAGATTATCAGAAGGGAGCCTCCTCAACATGGATGAAAACTGTTGTGTCATCAGGTACCCTGGCTGATAGGATGGCAGCAATGACCCTTCTTATTCAGGACAGTGCTGTTCACAGTCTCCAGTATGTTGAGAACTTGATAAACCTCATAAAGAAAAAGGGCAGCAGGCATCAGAGCCTCATGGCTTTAGACACCTTCAAGGAGCTTCTCATTTCAGACCTCTTGCCAGACAATCGAAAGTTATGGTCTTTCTCTCAGCGACCATTTAGCAACATAGAGAAGATGTCAAGTGGCAACAAGGATTCAAGAGACAGAAGGTTGATACTGTGGTACTTTGAGCATCAGTTGAAACTGCAGGTGGCAGATTTTGTGCAGGCATTAGAAGCACTGAGTCACGATTCTCTGACAGCACCCAAATCACGAGCTTTGGCAGTTGCCCACGAACTTCTCTGTAACAAGCCTGAGCAGGAGAAAGCTCTGCTTGTTCAGCTGGTAAATAAACTGGGAGACCCTCAGAACAAAATCGCCACCAAAGTCTCTTATCTTTTAGAGACATTGCTTCACAAGCATCCAAATATGAAGGGAGTAGTGTGCAGTGAGGTGGAGAGGCTTTTGTATCGCTCGAACATCAGTGTGAAAACTCAGTACTATGCCATTTGCTTTCTAAACCAGATAGTCCTCAGTCATGAAGAAAGTGCACTGGCTAATAAGCTGATAACTTTGTACTTCTGTTTTTTCCGGAACTGCATTAAGAAAAAAGACATTGAATCGAAAATGCTCAGTGCTCTTCTTTGTGGAGTCAACAGAGCTTACCCATACGCTGGCACTGGTGATGAGAAAGTGAAAGAACAAATGGACACCTTGTTTAAAGTTCTGCATCTTGTCAACTTCAGTACCAGTGTCCAGGCCCTGATGTTGCTCTTTCAGGTGATGGACTCACAGCAGTCTGTATCGGACAGGTACTATGCAGCGCTATACAA GAAGCTTCTAGATCCTGCTTTAGCAACCTGCTCAAAGCCATCCATGTTTCTTAATCTTGTCTATAAATCTCTGAAGGCTGATGTAGTGTTACGACGTGTGAAGGCCTTTGTGAAGAGGTTACTTCAAGTCACTTGTGGACAAATGCCGCCCTTCATTTGTGGAACCCTATTCCTTCTGTCTGAGCTTCTGAAAGTAAAACCGGAGTTGAGAGTCCAGTTGCAGGATCATGTG GAGTCAGATGATGAAGAGTGCTTTAAGGATCAAGAAGAAGTTGAAGAGGATGAGGAAAACTTTGTGGATGCAGACAAAGAAGCAGAAGGTGAAGAGAAGAACACAGTGGAAAATTCTGCTAAAACAAACGATTCAAATTCAACAGCCTCCTGGGTGCATCATGTGAACATGACAG GCAGAAAGAGCAGAGCTTCCTATGATCCTTTACACCGAAGTCCTGTATACTGTGGTGCAGAAAATACAAGCCTTTGGGAACTGAAGAAG CTTTCTGAACATTTTCATCCATCTGTGGCCCTATTTGCAAAAACGATTTTAGAA ggAAATCACATTCAGTACTCTGGTGACCCTTTGCAGGATTTCACATTAATGAGATTCTTGGATCGCTTTGTGTACAGAAACCCCAAGCTCCATAAAGGCAAAG AAAACACCAGTAGTGTTGTAATGCAGCCAAAGAAGAAGCAGTTTATGAAAGATATGCAGTCTCCAGCAG TCAACAGTAAGGAATTCCGTACCAAAGATGAAAGCAAAATCCCAGTGGATGAAGTGTTTTTTCACAG ATTTTATTCAAAGTTTGAtaagagaggagagaaacagAGGCGTCAGGATGATGAAGAAAGCGTGGAAGATGTAGATGATGATGAATTTGAAAGAGTATTAG ATACATTTGAGGCTGTTGATAGTGCCATTGATGTTGGCCAGGATAACCTTGATTTTGCCGG TAatctaaaaaagaaaacaaaaggtggTAAGAAAGACAAGGAATCCAGTCCTGACTGGGAGGATTCTGATGATGAAGATGAAttcagtgatctggatgatgATGAGGTCTCCTTGGGAAGTATGGAGGAAGACTTTGGAGAGGATATGGATGAAGAGGGAGGTGTATTTATGGATGTATCTGACGGTGAAAACAGCTTAG ACCTCAACAACGACAAGCAATTGAAGTCTGTCAgtaaaaagggcaagaaaaagCAAGATCTGAATTTTGTGGGATCAG GATCCAGccaaggaaagaagagaaaactccaAGATGCTGGTATACTGGCATCTGCAGAAGAG TTTGGCTATCTGCTGGATGAAAATGCTGGGTCTAAGTTTGACAATATTGGAATGAATGCAATGGCCAACAGAGATAATGCAA ATGTCAAACAGATCCAGTGGGAAATTGAGCGAGACAAGTGGCTTCACAACAGGGATGTGAAAAGCATCATCAGAAAGAAGAAACAGTTCAGATACAGAGGGCTGAAAAACAAGTTCAAAGGCAAGAAATCAAAAAGATGA
- the CEBPZOS gene encoding protein CEBPZOS, with product MALERRVLKGLLLLETAGLLGALLLYRAMDRSQDFRYTMQKRFPSILEAYYKSNEWSGIHGIRENDQVTWLSGKN from the exons ATGGCCCTGGAGCGGCGCGTCCtgaaggggctgctgctgctggagacggCGGGGCTGCTCGGAGCCCTGCTGCTGTACCGCGCCATGGACCGCAGCCAAG ATTTCAGATATACAATGCAGAAGAGGTTTCCATCAATTCTGGAAG CGTATTACAAATCCAATGAGTGGTCTGGAATTCATGGCATAAGGGAGAATGACCAAGTGACGTGGTTAAGCGGCAAGAACTGA